A stretch of Pseudomonadota bacterium DNA encodes these proteins:
- a CDS encoding DHA2 family efflux MFS transporter permease subunit, giving the protein MPKTASKITDSVTHRGIITIATVMGAGLQGMDTMLAAVALPHIRGSLSLTFEEASWILTSYLIAVAIATPPVSWLGRKFGRKRLFLVVIGGFIVCSMLAGGADGINEMVAYRFTQGVFGAALVPLSMHILLDIYPREEHGIAISWWSFGVMFSAICGPTLGGILTEFLSWRWNFYVNIPIASVAMLLIYMFVPESKDNEKRPFDWFGFILLTICLGATQLMLDRGNKLDWFHSPEILLELAAACLALYLFIVHILTSNEPFVEPAIFKNRNLVLGLCLTTMHGVTLVGLTGLIPSFLNRLMDVPVLTIGLILAPRGIATALASTTAGRLMIRFNPKWICAFGMSLMSLSLWMMAGFTPETATWHFIFAIIIQGFGFGLFFVSGNSMTFATLPAEHRAEATAFMSLMRKIGSSVGVSVLVGMIARNTQRNHEILGANVSQLNEIFRHKELPDSWSLTNIQGMAALDKEVTRQAEFIAYLFDFHVLGIVILLMMPLILLFRGSERSPKKTLGNK; this is encoded by the coding sequence ATGCCTAAAACAGCGAGTAAAATCACCGACTCTGTTACCCACCGTGGAATAATAACTATAGCTACCGTGATGGGGGCTGGGTTACAAGGCATGGATACAATGCTTGCTGCTGTCGCTCTGCCACATATACGGGGCTCGCTATCGCTAACCTTTGAGGAAGCATCGTGGATTTTAACATCTTATCTAATTGCAGTTGCCATTGCCACACCGCCAGTGAGCTGGCTCGGTCGTAAATTCGGTCGTAAGCGACTATTCCTTGTTGTTATAGGTGGCTTTATTGTCTGTTCAATGCTTGCTGGTGGAGCTGACGGAATTAATGAAATGGTCGCCTATCGTTTTACACAGGGTGTCTTCGGTGCTGCCCTGGTTCCTCTTTCAATGCATATCCTTCTCGATATATATCCACGCGAAGAACACGGAATCGCAATCAGCTGGTGGTCATTTGGAGTAATGTTTAGCGCAATTTGCGGCCCAACACTTGGTGGAATACTCACTGAATTTTTATCGTGGCGCTGGAATTTTTACGTGAATATCCCGATAGCTTCCGTCGCCATGTTATTAATTTACATGTTTGTGCCTGAGAGCAAGGATAATGAAAAACGACCTTTCGATTGGTTTGGGTTCATACTACTCACAATTTGTCTTGGCGCTACACAACTTATGCTAGATAGGGGCAACAAGCTTGACTGGTTCCACTCCCCCGAAATCTTGCTCGAACTTGCTGCGGCCTGTCTCGCACTCTACCTTTTTATAGTGCATATATTGACCTCGAATGAGCCATTTGTCGAACCCGCCATTTTTAAAAACCGTAATTTAGTTCTTGGATTATGTTTAACTACCATGCACGGAGTAACACTTGTCGGACTTACGGGCCTAATTCCATCCTTCCTAAACAGATTAATGGATGTTCCGGTTCTGACAATTGGACTTATCCTTGCCCCTCGCGGAATTGCAACCGCATTAGCTTCTACTACCGCCGGAAGGCTTATGATCCGGTTCAACCCAAAATGGATCTGCGCATTTGGAATGTCACTAATGTCTTTATCACTCTGGATGATGGCTGGCTTCACACCTGAGACAGCAACCTGGCACTTCATTTTCGCGATAATTATTCAAGGCTTTGGTTTCGGGCTTTTCTTCGTATCAGGAAATTCCATGACATTTGCTACGCTTCCTGCAGAACACCGTGCCGAAGCAACAGCATTTATGAGCCTAATGCGTAAAATTGGATCCAGTGTTGGAGTGTCAGTACTTGTCGGAATGATCGCTAGAAATACCCAGCGTAACCATGAGATACTTGGTGCAAATGTAAGTCAACTGAATGAAATTTTTCGCCACAAAGAGTTACCTGACAGCTGGAGTTTAACCAATATTCAAGGCATGGCAGCACTCGATAAAGAAGTGACAAGGCAAGCTGAGTTCATCGCTTACCTTTTCGACTTTCATGTCCTTGGCATAGTAATATTACTTATGATGCCGCTAATACTATTATTCCGAGGTTCGGAACGATCTCCAAAGAAAACGCTTGGAAATAAATGA
- a CDS encoding DHA2 family efflux MFS transporter permease subunit translates to MAATETQVRLSERQKLLIALSTIPAGAMQGMDSFATGVALPQMQGALSATITEVSWVLTAYLVAAAMFTPVYAWLARKLGRKRLYIFVICGFLLFSTLVSQSSSIPEIVAFRFLQGCFAAGLNPLTIQVVLATFPADQHGKAFGWLQTGRMSAVVIGPLVGGVLTEFFGWQVVYLMNIPLGLTALVMMHTLVPTDKPEGSKRFDLFGFFLLAICVGAFQLMLDNGQRRDWFDSPEIIIYSIIAASAFWVFTIHCFSTRNAYLNPAVLKNRDFIVGAIFGFILNFTMWGYVGLIPPILQNHLGYPPMDAGVLMTPRGIGTMIAAFCCGLLLQRFNPRPILFLGMLSLALSSWMLSELSRETGPFPIMLAILVQGFGLGFMSTAAVTAAFQNIPASLRPDASVILSLIRRIASSIGVSVLFLLLVQSTHTARQSLSENASLYNERLRHSLLPENWDLEDVAGLSNFGEVIDAEAQFIAYIHDFTIMMFAVIALMPLLLLLRSPKNTKLRK, encoded by the coding sequence ATGGCAGCTACTGAAACACAAGTTAGGCTATCTGAACGCCAAAAATTACTCATTGCCTTGTCGACAATACCCGCCGGGGCAATGCAGGGTATGGACAGCTTTGCTACGGGTGTAGCCTTGCCACAGATGCAAGGCGCTTTATCCGCGACCATAACAGAAGTTTCGTGGGTGCTCACCGCCTATCTTGTTGCAGCGGCCATGTTTACTCCAGTTTACGCGTGGTTAGCGAGAAAGCTTGGCCGTAAAAGGCTTTATATCTTCGTAATTTGCGGATTCCTTTTATTCTCAACATTAGTATCCCAATCATCAAGCATACCAGAAATTGTTGCCTTTAGGTTTCTTCAGGGTTGTTTTGCTGCAGGACTAAATCCCCTTACGATACAGGTTGTGCTTGCTACTTTTCCGGCCGATCAACATGGAAAGGCATTTGGTTGGCTTCAAACAGGGCGAATGAGTGCCGTGGTTATTGGCCCATTGGTTGGCGGAGTTTTAACTGAATTCTTCGGCTGGCAAGTAGTTTATTTGATGAATATCCCTCTGGGTCTTACCGCTTTAGTCATGATGCATACACTTGTGCCCACTGACAAACCTGAAGGATCAAAAAGATTTGATTTATTTGGTTTTTTTCTCTTAGCAATCTGTGTAGGCGCCTTTCAATTAATGCTTGATAATGGTCAACGTCGTGATTGGTTCGACTCTCCTGAAATTATAATTTACTCTATCATAGCCGCATCGGCTTTTTGGGTTTTTACAATCCATTGTTTCTCAACACGAAACGCATATTTGAATCCAGCGGTTTTGAAAAATCGTGATTTTATAGTCGGTGCCATTTTTGGTTTTATTCTGAATTTCACTATGTGGGGCTATGTAGGGCTAATACCGCCGATTCTCCAGAACCATCTCGGCTACCCTCCTATGGACGCTGGCGTGCTAATGACACCGCGTGGCATTGGAACTATGATAGCTGCATTTTGTTGCGGATTATTACTACAACGTTTCAATCCACGCCCCATACTGTTCCTCGGAATGCTAAGTCTTGCCCTTTCCTCTTGGATGCTTTCTGAGCTCTCGAGGGAAACAGGACCCTTTCCTATTATGTTGGCAATACTAGTGCAAGGCTTTGGGTTAGGTTTCATGTCTACTGCCGCAGTAACTGCAGCTTTCCAAAACATACCCGCATCATTACGGCCTGACGCTTCCGTCATTCTAAGTCTTATTCGACGAATAGCCTCTTCCATCGGTGTTTCCGTCCTGTTCTTACTCTTGGTTCAGTCAACCCATACAGCCCGCCAAAGTCTTTCAGAAAATGCTAGTTTGTACAACGAACGATTAAGACATTCTTTATTGCCCGAAAATTGGGATTTAGAAGATGTAGCGGGTCTCAGTAATTTTGGGGAAGTGATTGATGCGGAGGCTCAATTTATCGCTTATATTCATGACTTCACGATAATGATGTTTGCCGTAATTGCGCTTATGCCACTTCTTTTGCTGCTGCGCTCGCCCAAAAATACAAAATTACGTAAGTAG
- a CDS encoding DHA2 family efflux MFS transporter permease subunit, producing MSDASSERTTHLPAKERFWVAVAIVPCGSMQGMDTFAVSVAIPIMQGSFSATITEISWVLTSYLVAAAIFMPLFGWASKKLGRKKLLLITIAGFIGSTLLVATSNTLLELIIYRFIQGAFSAGLNPLAQQVLLAAYPRQLHPQAFSWMSNGRMAGVMLGPIVGGFLTEWFDWRWVFWANIPVTLAAFYLVARYIPEGGIIKASKFDMFGFITLSIAILFLQLLLDQGERLEWFASNTIIIFAALSAIGIYLFSVHVSTAKNTYIDPHVFMNRDFFIGLVLVFALGFMIYGMAGLLPKVIQDHMGHPPTSAGIVMAMRGIGSIIGASVAGWLLTGRDPRPTVTLGLLSMAGSMWLLSLITADTPIQYIMAIVILQGFGIGAFTVPITACAFTSLDPALRPDATVMNSLARRLGTSIGISILVSVLVHKTQSVRNGLAIHIAPERLRELSVPESWNPDEQSGAFHLNRLVEKEAEFLGFLFDFQLMAVILLCLFPLVFLMRLDTKKY from the coding sequence ATGTCCGATGCCAGTAGCGAACGAACTACTCACCTGCCAGCAAAAGAACGTTTTTGGGTTGCAGTCGCAATAGTTCCTTGCGGTTCCATGCAAGGCATGGATACTTTTGCGGTCTCTGTTGCCATTCCTATTATGCAAGGTAGTTTTTCTGCAACGATTACGGAAATTTCTTGGGTGCTGACTTCATATCTGGTTGCAGCCGCCATCTTCATGCCATTATTCGGATGGGCAAGCAAAAAACTTGGAAGAAAAAAACTCCTCCTTATTACTATAGCAGGCTTTATAGGCAGCACCTTGCTTGTAGCTACCTCAAATACTTTGCTCGAATTAATCATATACAGGTTTATTCAAGGAGCATTTTCCGCTGGCCTAAATCCTCTCGCGCAGCAGGTATTATTAGCCGCCTACCCTAGGCAACTTCACCCACAGGCTTTCAGCTGGATGTCAAACGGCAGAATGGCCGGCGTAATGCTAGGCCCTATTGTAGGTGGTTTTCTTACCGAGTGGTTTGACTGGCGTTGGGTTTTTTGGGCCAACATCCCAGTTACGTTGGCGGCTTTTTACTTGGTGGCTCGCTATATTCCTGAGGGCGGTATTATCAAGGCATCCAAGTTTGATATGTTTGGCTTTATTACCCTAAGCATAGCTATCCTATTTTTGCAGTTACTGCTCGATCAGGGTGAGCGTTTGGAGTGGTTTGCAAGCAATACAATAATAATATTTGCTGCTCTTTCAGCGATTGGTATTTATTTGTTTTCTGTCCACGTCTCAACTGCAAAAAATACCTATATCGATCCGCACGTCTTCATGAATAGGGATTTCTTTATTGGACTGGTTCTGGTGTTCGCGCTCGGATTCATGATTTATGGCATGGCTGGGCTGCTACCAAAAGTGATTCAAGATCACATGGGCCATCCTCCGACGAGCGCTGGAATAGTAATGGCGATGCGGGGAATTGGCTCAATAATAGGTGCTTCGGTAGCCGGATGGCTTCTTACGGGGCGCGACCCACGTCCAACAGTTACTCTTGGATTGCTCTCGATGGCAGGTTCTATGTGGCTCTTATCGTTAATTACTGCCGATACGCCGATACAATACATTATGGCAATTGTTATTCTTCAAGGGTTTGGCATAGGAGCCTTTACCGTTCCCATCACTGCCTGCGCTTTTACCAGCCTTGACCCAGCACTGCGTCCTGATGCGACAGTGATGAACTCACTTGCTCGCAGGCTTGGGACTTCGATAGGAATTTCAATTCTTGTAAGTGTGCTTGTTCATAAAACCCAGTCAGTGCGCAATGGCCTAGCGATACATATCGCGCCTGAACGCCTACGAGAGCTATCAGTTCCCGAAAGTTGGAACCCAGATGAACAGTCTGGAGCCTTCCATTTGAACCGACTCGTTGAAAAAGAAGCCGAATTTCTTGGCTTCCTATTTGATTTTCAGCTTATGGCTGTAATTCTGTTATGTCTCTTCCCACTTGTATTTTTGATGCGACTTGATACAAAAAAATACTAA
- a CDS encoding isocitrate lyase/PEP mutase family protein: MRATTKLRKLLATGETHLVPGAYDGMSARIVQAAGAEIVYATGGGIARSTGIPDMGMLNPFQIEDRLTQMVDAVEIPIIGDFDTGYGNVLNALHELKRFERTGIAGFHIEDQTFPKRCGHLDNKTVVPVEELVTKIRAIKDNQLDPDFVVIARTDSLAIEGVNSAIERMHKYMEAGADVAFVEAPTSLDELKKISGEFKDVPLLYNMFWSGKSPVLEKKALEELGFNLMIAPGDLQRAAMHTMKLMAEEILRVGHTEKYMDMMASFQDREEAVNTPHYMQLDDKYSD, from the coding sequence ATGCGTGCCACAACCAAGCTTCGCAAATTACTTGCAACAGGTGAAACTCATTTAGTTCCAGGTGCATATGACGGAATGTCAGCGAGAATAGTACAGGCTGCCGGTGCAGAGATTGTGTATGCAACCGGTGGTGGCATTGCACGATCAACGGGCATACCGGACATGGGGATGTTAAACCCTTTCCAAATTGAGGATAGGCTTACTCAAATGGTCGATGCAGTGGAGATACCAATAATCGGTGATTTTGACACCGGATATGGAAACGTATTAAACGCCTTGCACGAACTCAAGCGCTTTGAGCGAACGGGAATCGCCGGCTTTCATATAGAGGACCAGACATTTCCAAAACGCTGCGGGCACCTAGATAACAAAACCGTAGTACCGGTTGAAGAATTAGTAACGAAAATCAGGGCAATAAAAGATAATCAACTGGATCCTGACTTTGTTGTCATTGCACGAACAGACTCCCTTGCTATCGAAGGGGTAAATAGCGCAATTGAGAGAATGCACAAGTACATGGAGGCAGGCGCAGACGTTGCATTCGTGGAAGCACCAACATCATTGGATGAATTAAAAAAGATTTCAGGGGAATTCAAAGACGTTCCTTTGCTCTACAACATGTTTTGGTCTGGGAAATCGCCAGTTCTAGAAAAAAAAGCTCTCGAAGAACTTGGTTTTAATCTCATGATAGCACCCGGAGATTTGCAACGAGCGGCGATGCATACAATGAAGCTTATGGCCGAAGAAATCCTCAGAGTTGGTCATACGGAAAAATACATGGATATGATGGCGTCATTTCAAGATCGTGAGGAGGCGGTTAACACACCACATTATATGCAATTGGACGATAAATATTCAGACTAG
- a CDS encoding isocitrate lyase/PEP mutase family protein encodes MTVTKKLRNLLKQDSLILAGGAHDAMTAQLVEQVGFELCVVTGAGTAVCRGYPDIGLLSMDEMVTNARYIAEAVNIPVIVDADNGYGNILNTQRTVRAFESAGVAGIHIEDQTWPKRCGHMTGKSVIPKTEMVQKIRAAKDAVKDKNFVLIARCDAYLVEGLEAVLKRGDAYIDAGADMLFCEVADNLDHTRAIANHFKKRIPLLYNHSPSPMVPILTAKEVHEMGFKLDCFYAQPLLAAAKATKETLQKIFETGDSKSVKSSLMPLDDAWEIGGLTMMRKLEKKYSVE; translated from the coding sequence ATGACAGTAACAAAAAAACTGCGCAATTTACTCAAACAGGATAGTCTCATCCTCGCTGGCGGCGCTCATGACGCAATGACCGCCCAATTGGTTGAGCAGGTAGGCTTCGAACTCTGTGTTGTTACTGGAGCAGGAACCGCCGTATGCAGGGGCTATCCAGATATCGGCCTGCTATCAATGGATGAAATGGTCACCAACGCAAGGTACATAGCGGAAGCGGTGAACATTCCTGTGATTGTCGATGCTGACAACGGTTATGGAAATATTCTAAATACACAACGAACTGTAAGAGCATTCGAATCAGCCGGAGTAGCTGGTATTCATATTGAAGATCAAACATGGCCCAAAAGGTGCGGGCATATGACAGGCAAATCAGTTATACCAAAAACTGAAATGGTTCAAAAAATCCGAGCAGCAAAAGATGCTGTTAAGGATAAAAATTTCGTCCTCATCGCTCGCTGCGACGCTTATCTGGTTGAAGGACTTGAGGCAGTGTTAAAACGTGGGGATGCCTATATAGATGCTGGTGCTGACATGTTGTTCTGTGAAGTAGCTGATAATCTTGACCACACACGCGCAATTGCAAACCATTTTAAAAAGCGGATACCTTTACTTTACAACCATAGCCCTAGTCCTATGGTACCAATACTTACCGCAAAAGAAGTACATGAGATGGGCTTCAAACTTGACTGTTTCTATGCACAACCACTGCTTGCAGCAGCTAAAGCAACCAAAGAGACCCTTCAAAAAATTTTTGAGACTGGCGACAGCAAATCAGTAAAATCCTCGCTTATGCCTTTAGATGATGCTTGGGAAATTGGAGGTTTGACAATGATGCGTAAGTTAGAAAAAAAATATTCAGTAGAGTAA
- the acnA gene encoding aconitate hydratase AcnA, with product MASINSFDCKRAFNVDGKEYNYFSIKAAEENGAGNLSDLPYSLKVLAENLLRNEDGISVTADDITSLGKWVSETKKNISTPSNTKNSREINFYPARILMPDVNMGLLVELTAMRDAVSELGGDPKSINPLIPVDVVIDHSVIADFHGTEDALQRNVALEYERNGERYSFLKWAAQAFENVRIVPPGAGILHQVNIEYIANVVTGREINGELCAIPDSLLGMDSHTTMVNGISVFGWGVGGLEGGTAMLGQPISMLIPDVVGCKLIGELGPASTPTDVALTATQMLRDHGVVQNFVEYCGPGLDEMSATNRATLGNMSPEYGATMGFSPIDTKTLDYLRVSGRSEEQINLVETYAKLQGLWRDPTKKEPTYTDIVEIDLSDIEPCMAGPSRPNQKTLLSQIPKNFETALEDMCGTAEIKAVNVPGKDFELSHGKVMIAAITSCTNTSNPAVMLAAGLLARNARLIGIRPKPWVKASISPGSRVVADYFEAAGVQKDLDALGFNIVGFGCVTCMGNSGPLETSIADTIDEHDLVVGAVLSGNRNFEGRVHPQCRANYLASPPLVVAYALAGSLQINLTTDPLGQDAEGKDVFLHDIWPSSKEVESIMEDVITPEMFRKRYASVYEGTPEWQAMETDEGIEFKWPENSEYIKRPPLFEGMEMELPKVENIEGARCLIMAGDMTTTDHISPISVIPEEHSAGQYLLSKGVERKDFNTYGARRTNHEVMMRGTFGNIRFKNEMVDGKEGGFTRHWPSGEEMSVFDAAMQYKSDGVPLVVVGAQAYGTGSSRDWAAKGTKLLGIRAVIAENLERIHRSNLIGMGVLPLQFKDGETRKTLELNGSEKFDIAGLSEGLTPRQDIECKITRENGEQLTIQLRCRLDTEVELEYFKNGGMLHYCLRQALLKAA from the coding sequence ATGGCAAGCATCAATAGTTTTGATTGTAAAAGAGCATTCAATGTAGATGGTAAGGAATACAATTACTTCAGTATAAAAGCTGCAGAAGAGAATGGAGCGGGGAATCTATCTGATCTTCCCTACTCACTCAAAGTCCTAGCAGAAAATCTGCTTCGAAATGAAGATGGAATTTCTGTAACTGCGGATGATATCACATCACTTGGCAAATGGGTTTCCGAGACCAAAAAAAATATTAGCACCCCAAGCAACACAAAAAACAGTCGGGAGATCAATTTCTATCCTGCTCGAATACTCATGCCTGACGTCAATATGGGACTTCTGGTCGAATTAACAGCAATGCGCGATGCAGTATCTGAATTAGGCGGTGACCCTAAGTCAATAAATCCACTCATACCGGTCGATGTTGTCATCGATCACTCAGTGATAGCAGACTTTCATGGTACCGAAGATGCTCTACAACGAAATGTAGCCCTGGAATATGAGCGAAATGGTGAACGCTATTCCTTTTTGAAATGGGCTGCACAAGCGTTCGAAAATGTAAGAATTGTTCCGCCAGGTGCAGGCATCCTTCACCAAGTTAACATAGAATACATTGCGAACGTTGTTACTGGGCGCGAAATAAATGGCGAGCTCTGTGCTATACCTGACAGCCTTTTGGGCATGGACAGCCATACCACTATGGTCAACGGAATATCAGTGTTTGGCTGGGGCGTAGGTGGTCTTGAAGGTGGAACAGCCATGCTTGGCCAGCCGATATCAATGTTAATACCGGATGTGGTTGGTTGTAAATTAATTGGCGAACTAGGCCCCGCATCAACCCCTACTGATGTCGCATTAACGGCAACGCAAATGCTTCGCGATCACGGTGTGGTGCAAAATTTTGTTGAGTATTGTGGGCCGGGCCTTGATGAAATGAGCGCCACAAACCGTGCAACCTTGGGAAATATGTCTCCCGAGTATGGTGCGACTATGGGGTTTTCTCCAATTGACACTAAAACATTGGATTATTTGCGGGTATCCGGAAGGTCAGAGGAACAAATCAATCTGGTAGAGACTTATGCGAAGCTACAAGGTCTGTGGAGAGATCCAACAAAAAAAGAACCAACTTACACGGATATTGTCGAAATAGACTTAAGCGATATTGAACCCTGCATGGCAGGTCCCTCCAGACCAAACCAAAAAACTCTTCTCAGTCAAATTCCAAAAAACTTTGAAACCGCATTAGAGGATATGTGCGGAACGGCAGAAATTAAAGCTGTGAATGTACCCGGAAAGGACTTCGAACTCAGCCATGGCAAGGTTATGATTGCCGCAATTACGAGCTGTACAAACACGTCAAATCCTGCGGTTATGCTGGCTGCGGGCTTATTGGCACGCAATGCAAGACTAATAGGGATCAGACCCAAACCATGGGTAAAAGCGTCAATATCGCCAGGTTCACGTGTTGTAGCAGATTATTTTGAAGCAGCGGGTGTCCAGAAGGACCTCGATGCTCTTGGTTTTAATATCGTGGGTTTCGGTTGTGTGACTTGCATGGGTAATTCTGGCCCGCTTGAGACATCAATTGCAGATACTATTGATGAACATGACCTTGTCGTGGGAGCTGTCCTATCTGGAAATCGAAATTTTGAAGGACGTGTCCATCCTCAATGCCGCGCGAACTATTTAGCATCTCCTCCTTTGGTTGTTGCATATGCTCTTGCAGGTTCTCTTCAAATAAATCTAACCACTGATCCTCTAGGCCAAGACGCAGAAGGTAAAGATGTTTTTCTTCATGATATTTGGCCTTCTTCAAAAGAAGTTGAGAGTATTATGGAGGATGTAATTACGCCAGAGATGTTCCGTAAGCGTTATGCGTCTGTTTACGAGGGCACGCCAGAATGGCAGGCGATGGAAACTGATGAGGGTATAGAATTCAAGTGGCCAGAAAATAGTGAATACATCAAACGACCCCCTTTATTCGAAGGGATGGAGATGGAACTGCCAAAGGTAGAGAATATTGAAGGAGCTCGCTGCCTCATAATGGCGGGTGACATGACCACCACAGATCATATTTCACCAATTAGCGTCATACCAGAAGAGCACTCAGCGGGACAATATCTCTTATCAAAGGGCGTGGAGCGAAAGGATTTCAATACATATGGTGCGCGCCGCACAAATCACGAAGTTATGATGCGTGGAACATTTGGGAACATACGATTTAAAAACGAGATGGTTGATGGAAAAGAAGGCGGATTTACCCGCCATTGGCCAAGTGGGGAAGAGATGAGTGTCTTCGATGCTGCAATGCAATATAAATCTGATGGCGTTCCGCTTGTAGTTGTCGGAGCTCAAGCCTACGGCACCGGATCTTCTCGTGATTGGGCGGCTAAAGGAACAAAACTATTGGGCATAAGAGCCGTCATCGCAGAGAATCTGGAACGCATTCACCGTTCAAATTTAATTGGGATGGGTGTTCTTCCTCTTCAATTTAAGGATGGTGAAACCCGTAAAACGCTTGAGTTGAATGGTTCAGAGAAATTTGATATTGCCGGTTTGTCCGAAGGGTTAACTCCCCGTCAAGACATCGAATGTAAAATCACACGGGAAAACGGCGAGCAGCTAACCATCCAACTTCGCTGCCGCCTAGATACAGAAGTGGAGTTAGAATATTTTAAAAATGGTGGCATGTTGCATTACTGTTTACGACAAGCACTTTTAAAGGCGGCGTGA
- a CDS encoding DHA2 family efflux MFS transporter permease subunit, translated as MIEKSESKQEPEEREVLLTPRQRIAVVIGILPAGMITGMDTFAVGVALPRMQGVLSATLLEISWILTAFLVAATVFTPMYGWLARRVGRRKLFLIIIIGFCSCAGLIAQSDSLEEIIFFRFCQGFFGAGFNPLLMQIVLATFPVSQQGIAFGWLTTGRMSGIIVGPLLGGIMTEYFSWRFVFLTNIPLGMLAAYLVYLYVPRGHPETTKKFDLFGFLILGIAILALQYALDQGQTLGWFDSVEIIGATLLSAGALYLFVGHIFLSRNPFLNPRVFANREFLIGLLFGFLLNFMVFGYAGLIPPILQNHMGYPVISTGFLMVPRGIGTMVSSLIAGAMLMRYSARPISALGICCIGGSTCWLSFFTPEVNAIYISLALFIQGAGFGFLSVSLTTVAFQSMSPSQRADGTSVLSLFRRLGSAIGVSVLVTQLARSTQSARQVLSENYTAHNELFKHLPLPEKWNLDSLPGLLSMEKVIDKQAEFIAYLHDFRLMTLLMFLLLPLVLVLRIKPPGEMEEHPKYSKSAKKNS; from the coding sequence ATGATAGAAAAATCAGAATCCAAACAGGAGCCCGAAGAAAGAGAGGTTCTACTAACACCTCGTCAACGCATTGCTGTGGTCATTGGTATTTTGCCGGCCGGCATGATTACGGGCATGGATACTTTTGCTGTCGGCGTAGCATTACCACGCATGCAGGGGGTTTTATCAGCAACCTTACTGGAAATTTCCTGGATCCTTACTGCCTTCTTGGTTGCCGCGACAGTTTTTACGCCTATGTATGGATGGCTCGCCCGGCGTGTCGGACGTCGAAAATTATTTCTAATTATAATTATCGGTTTTTGTTCATGTGCCGGATTAATAGCTCAATCAGATAGCCTTGAAGAGATAATTTTTTTCCGATTCTGCCAAGGATTCTTTGGAGCTGGTTTCAACCCACTACTTATGCAAATCGTCCTAGCAACATTCCCTGTCAGTCAACAGGGAATAGCCTTCGGTTGGTTAACAACCGGGCGGATGAGCGGTATCATTGTGGGGCCATTATTGGGCGGCATTATGACGGAATACTTCTCTTGGCGTTTTGTATTCCTTACAAACATCCCCCTTGGAATGCTGGCAGCATATCTGGTTTACCTTTACGTGCCGCGGGGGCATCCTGAGACTACCAAAAAATTCGATCTTTTTGGTTTTCTAATACTCGGTATCGCTATCCTTGCGCTACAATATGCTCTTGATCAAGGTCAAACCCTAGGTTGGTTTGACTCAGTAGAAATCATCGGTGCAACATTGCTATCTGCTGGCGCACTATATTTATTTGTTGGTCATATCTTTTTGAGCCGCAATCCTTTCCTAAACCCGAGAGTTTTCGCCAATCGTGAATTCCTAATAGGACTGCTCTTTGGATTTCTACTCAATTTTATGGTTTTCGGTTACGCTGGATTAATTCCTCCAATATTGCAAAACCACATGGGATACCCAGTTATTTCCACTGGTTTCCTGATGGTACCACGAGGCATAGGCACGATGGTTTCGTCACTTATCGCGGGCGCAATGCTAATGAGATATTCGGCCCGGCCAATCTCGGCGCTTGGTATATGCTGTATAGGTGGATCAACGTGCTGGTTGTCTTTTTTCACTCCTGAGGTCAACGCGATATACATCTCTCTGGCATTGTTTATACAAGGAGCAGGATTTGGGTTTCTTTCAGTATCGCTCACGACGGTAGCTTTCCAATCAATGTCACCATCTCAGCGTGCAGATGGGACGTCGGTCCTGAGTTTGTTTAGACGCTTGGGATCGGCGATCGGAGTATCAGTTTTAGTAACACAGCTCGCTCGATCAACACAAAGTGCAAGGCAGGTCCTCAGCGAGAACTACACTGCCCATAATGAGCTTTTCAAACACCTTCCATTGCCAGAAAAATGGAATCTAGACAGCCTGCCAGGCTTATTATCTATGGAGAAGGTCATAGACAAACAAGCGGAATTTATCGCTTATCTTCATGATTTTCGGCTTATGACACTTTTGATGTTTTTACTTCTACCGCTCGTACTAGTTTTGCGAATTAAGCCGCCGGGCGAAATGGAAGAGCATCCCAAATACTCAAAATCGGCAAAAAAGAACAGTTAA